A part of Doryrhamphus excisus isolate RoL2022-K1 chromosome 8, RoL_Dexc_1.0, whole genome shotgun sequence genomic DNA contains:
- the pld3 gene encoding 5'-3' exonuclease PLD3, producing MTIDIPYEKLVDVRWTRSDSNRKAETFSCCLLAVATIVSLLLAGTALYNLLVPTAWSAPPYVSSDLQPGLVESCSDPCKIFLVESIPQGVDFNSSTIHGSIYHAWLQLMAQARSSVDIASFYWTLTNKDTGTQEPTANQGENILKNLAELSGSLSVRIAVNAPQESQPQDDLRLLNTSGAAIRTVNMKRLTSGVLHTKFWVVDKKHVYIGSANMDWRSLTQVKELGVVVYNCSCLASDLSKIFEAYWFLGESQSIPSPWPSSFSTEYNKDTPLQLPLNNTISSVYLSSSPPSFCAAGRTSDLESILSVIEDAESFIYIAVMNYLPTMEFSHPKRYWENIDTQLRRAAYEKRVRVRLLISCWANTPPAMFPFLKSLAAVYEPKSKLDIQAQLFVVPASAEQKKIPYARVNHNKYMVTDKVAYIGTSNWSGDYFVNTAGSALVVNQTASSSLEPTVQSQLRDVFERDWSSTYSVPLTQHTNLKDVC from the exons ATGACAATCGACATCCCCTATGAGAAA CTGGTGGACGTCAGGTGGACGAGGTCGGACTCCAACAGAAAAGCAGAAACG TTCTCCTGTTGTTTGCTCGCGGTGGCCACCATCGTCTCTTTGCTGCTCGCTGGCACGGCGCTCTACAACCTGCTGGTGCCGACTGCTTGGTCTGCACCTCCATACGTGAGCTCTGACCTACAGCCTGGCTTGGTCGAGTCCTGCTCAGACCCCTGCAA GATCTTCCTGGTGGAGAGCATCCCTCAGGGCGTAGACTTCAACTCCAGTACCATTCATGGATCCATCTACCATGCATGGCTGCAACTGATGGCTCAGGCCCGCAGTAGCGTGGACATCGCGTCCTTCTACTGGACGCTCACCAACAAAGACACGGGGACTCAAGAGCCAACGGCCAATCAG GGCGAGAACATCCTGAAGAACCTCGCTGAGCTCTCAGGGTCCTTGTCGGTCCGTATCGCCGTCAACGCGCCACAAGAGAGTCAACCTCAGGACGACCTCAGGTTGCTCAACACCTCAG GAGCCGCCATCAGGACAGTCAACATGAAGAGACTCACCTCAGGGGTCTTACACACCAAATTCTGGGTGGTGGACAAGAAACATGTTTACATCGGCAGCGCCAACATGGACTGGAGATCCCTGACACAG GTGAAGGAGCTGGGTGTGGTGGTCTACAACTGTAGCTGCCTGGCTTCAGACCTGTCCAAGATCTTCGAGGCTTACTGGTTCCTGGGGGAGAGCCAGTCCATCCCGTCGCCATGGCCCAGCAGCTTCTCCACAGAGTACAACAAGGACACGCCCCTTCAGCTGCCACTCAACAACACGATTTCCAGCGTCTACTTGTCG AGCTCCCCTCCGTCCTTCTGTGCCGCCGGAAGGACGTCCGACCTGGAGTCCATCCTGAGCGTGATAGAGGATGCCGAGAGCTTCATCTACATCGCTGTCATGAACTACCTGCCCACCATGGAGTTCTCTCATCCTAAGAG GTACTGGGAGAATATCGACACCCAGCTGAGGCGGGCGGCCTACGAGAAGCGTGTGCGAGTGCGGCTGCTGATCAGCTGCTGGGCCAACACGCCACCCGCCATGTTTCCCTTCCTCAAGTCGCTGGCGGCTGTCTACGAGCCCAAAAGTAAACTGGACATCCAAGCG CAACTCTTTGTGGTTCCCGCCAGTGCCGAGCAGAAGAAGATCCCCTATGCCAGAGTCAACCACAACAAGTACATGGTGACTGACAAGGTCGCCTACATCG GGACGTCCAACTGGTCGGGGGACTACTTTGTGAACACGGCAGGATCTGCGTTGGTGGTCAACCAGACGGCGTCCTCGTCCCTGGAACCCACCGTCCAATCACAGCTGAGGGATGTGTTTGAGAGAGACTGGAGCTCCACCTACAGTGTcccactcacacagcacactaACCTCAAAGACGTCTGCTAG